The sequence below is a genomic window from Dyadobacter chenwenxiniae.
CGAAGCCTGATAAAATCCGCAGCACCCTCCGGGGCCATTCGGATACATATAGGTAAGTTCGTCGCCCTGGTTCCCACCCGATCCGTCCGCAGCTGTTACGGAATACTGTACTTCAAAAACTGACTCGGCATTGTTACGCGTTTCAGCTGCGAAATTGTCATGAAAATTATCCATTAACCGATATTTGCCGCTGTTAACCACCTGAATTAATGCAGCTTTGGCTGCCGTCAAATGTGCAACATTTGGCTGTCCTTTGGGAAATCCCTGGAACATGTGACATTTGCCCAGATAAGCGAGGGCAGCCCATTTGGTGGGCCGGCCAGGCTGTGTTTGGGTTGCGGGCAGATTGTCGGCTGCAAACTGGAAATCGGCTTCAATTTTTGGCCAGGCATCTTCTGTGTTGGGGACTTGCACACTGCCCGGGTCGCTCGTATCCCACAGCTGCTCATCAATGTAAGAAATATTGCCCCACATTTTTTTGGCCTCGAAATGATAATGTCCGCGCAGGAACCGGGCTTCTGCCTGAATCTGCAATTTGCGCACATCGTCCAGGCCGGCAACTTCCGGCAATGTTTTCAGGACGTCGTTGGCGCGGGCTACGCCGTCATATAATGTTCGCCATTTGCCGTAAATGTGCGTGTTGGTGGTCAGCCATACATAACGTTCCATAAAAGTCTGCTCAGGCTGGTCGCCCGCGTCGGATCCTTTGTAGGCATCATCCGAAACAACGCTGCCGAAAATCCAGTTGGAAACTGCTCCGTGCCAGGTTGTGACGCCGCTCGTTCCTATGCCGTCGAGCAATGCATAAGTGCCGGTCAATGCGCCTTCAATGCCGGATGCTGTCTTAATAATTTCCGGGCTATACTGTCCTAATGGCTTTTTTTCGAGGAAACCATCGCCACAGGAAGATGCCAGGAACAATGTAATGAGTATGAATATCTTTTTCATGTTCGTTCTGTTTTAAAATCCGAGACTAAGACCTACGATAATCGATTTGGGCGTTGGATAAACACCTTCATCCACACCGATCTGCCGGTCGGAGCCGCTGTTGAAATTCCGCAGATTCACCTCCGGGTCAAGTCCTGTATACTTGGTAAATGTGAACAGGTTTTGCGCCTGCACGTACACTTTCAAATGGTCTGTCCCGATTTTGTTAAGGATTGACTTCGGTAATGTGTATCCCAACTGAATGTTCTTGAACCGCAGATAAGAACCGTCTTCAACGAAATAAGTGGAAGGCTCGCCGCTTTGCGCGTCATTGGCATCCAAGATCGGAAGCTTGGCATTGGGATTATCGGGCCGCCAGGATTCGTA
It includes:
- a CDS encoding RagB/SusD family nutrient uptake outer membrane protein; its protein translation is MKKIFILITLFLASSCGDGFLEKKPLGQYSPEIIKTASGIEGALTGTYALLDGIGTSGVTTWHGAVSNWIFGSVVSDDAYKGSDAGDQPEQTFMERYVWLTTNTHIYGKWRTLYDGVARANDVLKTLPEVAGLDDVRKLQIQAEARFLRGHYHFEAKKMWGNISYIDEQLWDTSDPGSVQVPNTEDAWPKIEADFQFAADNLPATQTQPGRPTKWAALAYLGKCHMFQGFPKGQPNVAHLTAAKAALIQVVNSGKYRLMDNFHDNFAAETRNNAESVFEVQYSVTAADGSGGNQGDELTYMYPNGPGGCCGFYQASQNLVNAYKTDAKGLPMIRTFNDEDVKNDEGLLSSAPFEPYTGRLDARLDWTVGRRGIPFIDWGVHPGRFWIRDQSYAGPYSSKKQIVSKAESGKTGSPRLSSNNYRLMRYDHVILWLAECEVELGNLEKAREYVNMIRKRAANPGGFVKTEAGKPAANYVVGLYNDPWTNVAAAREAVRFENRLEFAMEGHRFFDLVRWGIAVNVLNKYLEKEKTLRTYLSGAKFEEKHQYYPIPQQAIVYSTKNGEATLQQNPGY